The window CACATATGCAGGGGCGCGTGACCGGCGGCATCCTTTTTCTTGCCGGAGGGGCGCTGGCCCTCAGTCGCAGATAGTCGCAGAATGTAAGGGATGGAAAATATTTCTAGTCGTGTCTAAAACTATGCGGAATAATTCGTGATATTTTTTTGAGACGAGGCGCGTGAGAAGTAGGGGGCTTTCATGGATGTTGCAGCGCTTGACTGAAGCGTGCCCCATGTGTTTCGAGTGCTGAGCGCGTAGCTGATGACGTACGTAATCGCGCAGAACCGCGTGGCGGCGGACTGTGCGTGGCAAGCATCGCTTCGTTTGCGGAGTTTTGGGAGTGATGCCGGATATCTTTTGTGTGTAGAGTCCGGCGTGCTGCAACTCGATCAAACATCGTCCTGCGGACAGTTCTGCCGGACGCAAGGGTGTCGCCGTCCCGCGGGGCGACAGTGAAGGTGTATCATGTACGCACGTGAGTGGAAGTGTCTGTGTCCCCCGCAGAACAAGGAAGGGTTTCTGGATTACCTGTACAAGACCGGCGTGCGCGAGATTCTCAAGGCGCCTGGATATATGGGCTTCCAGCTGATGGACCGCGAAGTCGGCGACAAGGTGGAGATTGTGCTCATCACCTACTGGAAGTCGTTGGAGGCTGTGGCCGAATTTGTGGGTGAAGATATTGATGTGGCCAAGCTGTATCCGGAGGATGAACTGTACGGCATTGAGCCGGATCTGACGGTTCGCCACTACAAGGTGCTGGAACGCAGCCTCGCCTGATAGCTGAAGATATGTATGTGAAAAAAGCCGGAGTCCGCAAGGATTCCGGCTTTTCTTTTATCATGTTTGCAATTAGCGGTTGTGTGGGCGTGTATGTTTATTTGGTTAAAAAAGAAGGCTAAGGAGGAGGATATGGCTGTCTGGCTTCATAGGATCTCGCATAGGTCTGACGTTTCACACCCTCTGTTGGAAAGAGGGGTGTTAAGTATAGGATTTTCAGATTTTAGTTCTGTATCGTTTTGTGAAAACGTCAGACTTAATGGTTTAGATGCGTTGGCAGAAGAGTTTCAGAAAAAATGGAATGTTTGTTCTAGAAGGCGATTTAATTTATGGAATTTTGTTTTTAGAATGAAAAAAGGGGATAGGATTGTTGTTCCTTTTTCCGGAGTGTTCTCGGTGTATGAGATTGTCGGTGATGAGGTGTTCAAAGCTGTAGATCTGAATGTCATAAATTTTAAAACAAATCTTGGAAAGGTTATAAAGCATGGAATAGATGGCTTGTTGTATGATGAAGATGATAAAATTATAGATCTTGGATTTTTTTGGAAGGTGAATTTGGTTCAAGAGAATGTTCCAAGGCGTGATTATGTTGATAGTGCATTGTCTTCAAGAATGAAGATATTATCAACAAATGCAGATATTACAGATATTGAAGGGGCCGTTGATGACGCTTTGTTGCGGTGGAAAGAGAAAAAGCCGATAAACCTTCGTTCAATTCTATATGAAAAAGTGAGTAGTATCGTGCTTGATTCAATGCTGAAATCATTGGATCCAGATAGGTTCGAAAAGCTCGTTAAATGGTATTTTTTACGGTTAGGAGCTTCCCGTGTATTTATTCCCCCAAAAAATGAAACGGGAAAGCAAGGCGATTGTGATGTTGTGGCGGTTTTTGAACCTCTTAAAACAATATATTACGTGCAGGTAAAGTTTCATACGGGAACAACTTCAGACTACGCCGCAAGGCAGATTATCGATTATCGAACACTTAAGGATGTGGATGAGGAAGGATATTCGACAATTCCGTGGGTAGTTTCTTCTGCTGAATTCTCCAAGGAATGTATGGAAACAGCAAAGGAACATGGTGTCGTTCTTATTACTGGAGCGGATTTCTGTTTGATGTTGCTGGACGTGGGAATGAGTTCGCTTGACGAAGCGTTTGTTTGAGGCAGAGTTGACAAATTGAGAATGTGTGAAAAAAGCGGCCCAGTTGGGCCGTTTTTTTCACACTGTTTAGTTAGTCTTTCTTCGACTTGGGAATGAGCAGGTGCGAGAAGTAATGTGGTTTTTCCGGAGCATCTGCAATGTTGCGGATAATCTGTTCGCCTTCCATGCCGAGGCGGGAGATGAACACGGTCTCACCTTTCTTGCCCGTCGCATCAAGTACCTGCCGGATGGCGCCGAAATTCCGGTAGGTTTTCAGAATGACGCTGTTGTCCGCCTGTGCGAGCATGGCGTGCAGTGAATCCGTATCCCGTACGCCGGAAAGCAGCAGGAGGTTTTCGCCGGATTCGCACAGGATGGTGCGGGTGTGAGCGGCGGAAGCCTGATACGAGGTGATGCCGGGAACGACTTCGATGTTCGCGTCGGGGCACAGTTCCGTCAGGGTGCGCATCAGGTAGCCGAAGGTGGAGTAGATGAGCGGATCGCCCAGCGTGAGGAATGCGCCGCTTCGGCCGGAATTGAGAACTTCCGCCACGGCCTTGGCGTTGTCCTGCCATGCGATGGCCAGTGCAGCCTTGTCGCGGGTCATGGGAAAGCCCAGCATCATGGTTTCCACGTCCTTGCGCAGGTGCGGCGCGGCAATCTGCAGGGCGGTGGAATAATCGTTCTTGGTGGAAGCTGCGGCAAAGATGACGTCCACCGTGCCGAGAATCTTCGCGGCTTTCAGCGTCAGCAGGTCGGGGTCGCCCGGACCTACGCCGATGCCGTACAGGGTGCCCGTCGTTGCGGAATGGATTGCGGTCATGTTGTGTATCTCTCTATGGGCTTTCACGGTTCTGTGGGGAGCCGTTCTGCCCTAGTTTTTGCTCAAGGGTGGTTCGGGAAAAGCCCGCGGATGCAGGAAGCGGGCGAGCTCCTCCACGGCTTCCACGGCCCTCGGGCCGGGGCGGGAGAACGCGTGCTCGTCCACGGTAAGCAGTCTGTTGTCCGTTACGGCCCGCAGCGTAACAAAGTGCGGGCGCTCGGCCATGGGGACGGGCACCGGATTCATGGGGCCCGTTTGCATGATATAGACATGCGGGTCCAGCCTGATGAGTTCTTCCTCGTTCAGGCGCACCAGCTTCATGTCGCTTTCCAGTACGTTCCGGCCGCCG is drawn from Desulfovibrio mangrovi and contains these coding sequences:
- the cobI gene encoding precorrin-2 C(20)-methyltransferase, producing the protein MTAIHSATTGTLYGIGVGPGDPDLLTLKAAKILGTVDVIFAAASTKNDYSTALQIAAPHLRKDVETMMLGFPMTRDKAALAIAWQDNAKAVAEVLNSGRSGAFLTLGDPLIYSTFGYLMRTLTELCPDANIEVVPGITSYQASAAHTRTILCESGENLLLLSGVRDTDSLHAMLAQADNSVILKTYRNFGAIRQVLDATGKKGETVFISRLGMEGEQIIRNIADAPEKPHYFSHLLIPKSKKD
- a CDS encoding restriction endonuclease, which gives rise to MAVWLHRISHRSDVSHPLLERGVLSIGFSDFSSVSFCENVRLNGLDALAEEFQKKWNVCSRRRFNLWNFVFRMKKGDRIVVPFSGVFSVYEIVGDEVFKAVDLNVINFKTNLGKVIKHGIDGLLYDEDDKIIDLGFFWKVNLVQENVPRRDYVDSALSSRMKILSTNADITDIEGAVDDALLRWKEKKPINLRSILYEKVSSIVLDSMLKSLDPDRFEKLVKWYFLRLGASRVFIPPKNETGKQGDCDVVAVFEPLKTIYYVQVKFHTGTTSDYAARQIIDYRTLKDVDEEGYSTIPWVVSSAEFSKECMETAKEHGVVLITGADFCLMLLDVGMSSLDEAFV
- a CDS encoding antibiotic biosynthesis monooxygenase family protein; amino-acid sequence: MYAREWKCLCPPQNKEGFLDYLYKTGVREILKAPGYMGFQLMDREVGDKVEIVLITYWKSLEAVAEFVGEDIDVAKLYPEDELYGIEPDLTVRHYKVLERSLA